Proteins from a genomic interval of Methanofollis formosanus:
- the hypE gene encoding hydrogenase expression/formation protein HypE: MKVNLMHGAGGEVMGELLSVITKFENNNAGGIGLESLDDGAVIPVGDQKIVFTTDSHVVHPIFFPGGDIGRIAVSGTVNDLAMMGGRPIALSCAMVIQEGFDVADLERIVASMDAALGEVGASIVTGDTKVLERGSLDGIVINTAGIGVANHVVRDSGLLPGDVIISSGTLGDHGLAIMAHREGFDLGEQIRSDVAPLWGMVEKALAAGDIHAMKDPTRGGFANAINEMASKAGVHVEIDEEALPIRTSVRSAAAMLGIDPLEVANEGKTIMGVAADDAEAVLRALRSHKYGKDAAIIGRVTEGSGVVMKTKIGGERFIEAPIGDPVPRVC, translated from the coding sequence ATGAAAGTCAACCTGATGCATGGTGCGGGTGGAGAAGTGATGGGCGAACTCCTGAGCGTGATCACGAAGTTCGAGAACAACAATGCCGGCGGGATCGGGCTCGAGTCCCTCGACGACGGGGCGGTGATCCCGGTCGGCGACCAGAAGATCGTCTTTACGACCGACAGCCACGTCGTCCACCCGATATTCTTCCCCGGCGGCGACATCGGCAGGATCGCCGTCTCCGGCACGGTCAACGACCTCGCGATGATGGGCGGGCGGCCGATCGCTCTCTCGTGTGCGATGGTCATCCAGGAAGGTTTCGACGTCGCCGATCTGGAGCGGATCGTCGCCTCGATGGACGCCGCCCTCGGCGAAGTCGGGGCCTCGATCGTCACCGGCGACACGAAGGTACTGGAACGCGGCTCGCTCGACGGGATCGTCATCAACACCGCCGGGATCGGGGTTGCCAACCATGTCGTCAGGGACAGCGGCCTTCTGCCCGGCGACGTGATCATCTCGAGCGGCACCCTCGGCGACCATGGGCTTGCGATCATGGCCCACCGAGAGGGGTTCGACCTGGGCGAGCAGATCAGGTCGGACGTCGCACCACTCTGGGGTATGGTCGAGAAGGCGCTTGCGGCCGGCGATATCCACGCGATGAAAGACCCGACCCGCGGCGGGTTTGCCAACGCCATCAATGAGATGGCGAGCAAGGCCGGCGTCCACGTCGAGATCGACGAAGAGGCCCTGCCGATCCGGACCAGTGTGCGGAGCGCCGCGGCCATGCTCGGGATCGATCCCCTCGAGGTGGCGAACGAGGGCAAGACGATCATGGGCGTCGCGGCCGACGACGCCGAAGCGGTGCTCAGGGCACTTCGCTCCCACAAATATGGCAAGGACGCCGCGATCATCGGTCGCGTCACCGAAGGTTCGGGCGTCGTGATGAAGACGAAGATCGGCGGCGAGCGGTTTATCGAAGCGCCGATCGGCGACCCGGTGCCAAGGGTCTGCTAA
- the pyrC gene encoding dihydroorotase yields MAGRAALVLRGVTLPSGRVADLSLGEGRVLHIGAGLPADESVDATGLLCLPAAVDMHTHLRGGREQSAKEDWTTGTTSALFGGVTVVVDQPNTIPPLTAPDAFKARVAEAAGQARCRFAVNAGVVPGADLPALWRAGAMAFGEVFAGPSSYGEAVPPDVLGRAFLTLRDLGALATVHAEDPLPGAPESLAEHDRLRPASAEAAAVRAVGRLVPRGGGVHFCHMSSAAAVDAADPVGTVEVTPHHLFLSREHFEADDTHARMNPPLRAEKERKALWSRWDAIDAVASDHAPHTAAEKAVPFAEAPSGVPGVETMLPLLMAEVVSGRLSLASVIEKTAVNPAGILGIAPAGFGPGERADFALYPKEPTSIDPDALHTKCTWTPFEGTDAVFPAIVVMDGACVVRDDEYFGSGSTWLPGKGYNP; encoded by the coding sequence ATGGCCGGGCGTGCGGCGCTGGTGCTCAGGGGGGTCACCCTCCCCTCCGGCCGGGTGGCCGACCTCAGCCTCGGCGAGGGCCGGGTGCTCCATATCGGCGCCGGCCTGCCGGCAGACGAGAGCGTCGACGCCACGGGCCTCCTCTGCCTGCCGGCTGCGGTGGACATGCACACCCACCTCAGGGGCGGGCGAGAGCAGTCGGCCAAGGAAGACTGGACGACCGGGACGACGAGCGCCCTCTTCGGCGGGGTGACCGTCGTCGTCGATCAGCCCAACACCATCCCGCCGCTGACCGCGCCCGACGCCTTCAAGGCGCGTGTCGCCGAGGCGGCCGGGCAGGCGAGGTGCCGGTTCGCGGTCAACGCCGGGGTGGTGCCCGGCGCCGACCTCCCGGCCCTCTGGCGTGCCGGTGCGATGGCCTTCGGCGAAGTCTTTGCCGGGCCGTCCAGTTATGGCGAGGCGGTGCCCCCTGACGTGCTCGGCCGGGCCTTCCTGACGCTCCGAGACCTCGGGGCACTTGCCACCGTCCATGCCGAAGACCCGCTCCCCGGTGCGCCGGAGAGTCTTGCCGAGCATGACCGCCTCAGGCCCGCCTCCGCCGAGGCGGCGGCGGTGCGGGCGGTGGGGCGTCTGGTACCCCGCGGTGGGGGGGTCCACTTCTGCCATATGAGTTCGGCCGCGGCCGTCGACGCCGCCGACCCCGTCGGCACCGTCGAGGTAACTCCTCACCACCTCTTCCTCTCCCGGGAGCACTTCGAGGCCGATGACACTCATGCCAGGATGAACCCCCCCTTGAGGGCCGAGAAAGAACGAAAAGCACTCTGGAGTCGGTGGGACGCGATCGACGCGGTCGCTTCCGACCATGCCCCGCACACCGCCGCCGAGAAGGCGGTCCCCTTTGCGGAAGCCCCGTCCGGGGTACCCGGCGTCGAGACGATGCTCCCCCTCCTGATGGCCGAAGTCGTCTCAGGCCGACTCTCCCTCGCGTCGGTCATCGAGAAGACGGCGGTCAACCCGGCCGGGATCCTCGGCATCGCCCCGGCCGGATTCGGGCCTGGCGAGCGGGCCGACTTCGCCCTGTACCCGAAGGAGCCGACTTCAATCGACCCCGACGCCCTGCATACGAAATGCACCTGGACGCCCTTCGAGGGAACGGACGCCGTCTTCCCCGCGATCGTGGTGATGGACGGCGCGTGTGTCGTCCGGGACGACGAGTACTTCGGGTCAGGCAGCACCTGGCTCCCTGGCAAAGGCTATAATCCCTGA
- a CDS encoding DUF167 domain-containing protein, producing MVVLVDSFGDAVLSSDNGAVITIDVSAGCKKDAFPAGYNPWRKAVVCHVAARAVGGKANRAILDLIAGTFGVPKSSVSIISGAISSTKKIEIAGISREDAVSRLSVLLKA from the coding sequence ATGGTGGTTCTTGTGGATTCTTTTGGCGATGCAGTTCTCAGTTCCGACAACGGCGCCGTGATCACCATCGACGTTTCTGCTGGGTGTAAAAAAGACGCTTTCCCGGCCGGTTACAACCCCTGGCGCAAGGCCGTCGTCTGCCATGTCGCCGCAAGGGCGGTAGGCGGGAAGGCGAACCGCGCGATTCTCGATCTCATCGCCGGGACATTCGGGGTCCCGAAGTCATCGGTGAGCATCATCTCGGGTGCGATCTCAAGCACCAAAAAAATCGAAATTGCAGGCATCTCAAGAGAAGATGCGGTTTCGAGACTCTCTGTCCTTCTAAAGGCCTAG
- the dnaG gene encoding DNA primase DnaG, which yields MYSSDTTKYLIHIHLFAEGVVEKPDVVGAIFGQTEGLLGEDLDLRDLQRTGRVGRIDVHIASKKGETRGEILISSSLDRAETAVLAASLETIDRVGPCVAHARVERIEDIRVTKRKQIVERAKELLLTHFDETAIDSTELLDDVRESMRIEKIGVLGEERVPAGPNVHESDAVIVVEGRADVINLLRYGIKNAVAVEGTKVPAVIAKLCEVKTATAFLDGDRGGDLILRELLQVADIDYVALCPRGKSVEDLTRKEIIKALRNKMPVEYFREQLDEGKEPVPEKVEIPVKEEAEVIVSEVSGEEEVSRVAEVTGPTLEQQVREVEGKKTARFLDADYGLIAEVGVGKVEDALETVDPDTAGVVLDYPVDQHLVDAFLAKGIEFVAAPEFKEIVKRPLSLRLMKIKKV from the coding sequence ATGTACTCATCTGATACGACCAAGTATCTCATTCACATTCATCTGTTTGCAGAGGGGGTGGTCGAGAAACCTGACGTAGTCGGGGCCATATTTGGCCAGACTGAAGGGTTGCTCGGCGAAGACCTCGACCTGCGCGATCTCCAACGGACCGGGCGGGTCGGACGGATAGACGTCCATATCGCGAGCAAGAAAGGCGAAACACGGGGCGAGATCCTCATCTCCTCGTCCCTGGACCGGGCGGAGACCGCCGTGCTTGCGGCGTCCCTGGAGACGATCGACCGCGTCGGGCCGTGCGTCGCCCATGCACGGGTCGAGCGGATCGAGGACATCAGGGTGACGAAGCGCAAGCAGATCGTGGAGCGCGCGAAGGAGCTCCTGCTGACGCATTTCGACGAGACCGCCATCGACTCGACCGAACTCCTCGACGATGTCCGGGAGTCGATGCGGATCGAAAAGATCGGGGTGCTGGGGGAGGAACGAGTCCCGGCCGGCCCGAATGTCCACGAGTCCGACGCCGTCATCGTCGTCGAGGGACGGGCCGATGTGATCAACCTGCTCAGGTACGGGATCAAGAACGCCGTCGCGGTGGAAGGGACGAAGGTCCCGGCGGTGATCGCCAAACTCTGCGAGGTGAAAACGGCGACGGCGTTCCTTGACGGTGACCGGGGTGGCGACCTCATCCTGCGCGAACTCCTGCAGGTGGCCGATATCGACTATGTCGCCCTCTGTCCGCGAGGCAAGAGCGTGGAGGACCTGACCAGAAAAGAGATCATCAAGGCCCTCAGGAACAAGATGCCGGTGGAGTACTTCAGGGAGCAGCTTGATGAGGGGAAGGAGCCTGTGCCCGAGAAGGTCGAGATCCCGGTGAAAGAGGAAGCGGAGGTGATCGTCAGCGAGGTGTCCGGGGAAGAAGAGGTTTCCCGCGTTGCGGAGGTCACCGGCCCGACGCTTGAGCAGCAGGTGCGAGAGGTGGAAGGGAAGAAGACCGCGAGGTTCCTGGACGCGGACTACGGCCTCATCGCCGAGGTCGGCGTCGGCAAGGTGGAGGATGCCCTCGAGACGGTCGATCCCGATACTGCCGGGGTTGTGCTGGACTACCCTGTGGACCAGCACCTGGTCGACGCGTTCCTTGCAAAGGGGATCGAATTTGTCGCCGCTCCCGAGTTCAAGGAGATCGTCAAGAGACCGCTATCTCTGCGGCTCATGAAAATCAAGAAAGTATAG
- a CDS encoding UPF0058 family protein, with protein sequence MHKEELITLHQILVEIKDYFELVNAELKFPQYSALRINPSQIHKSKLEHKHAIFVLGQELASAMKDIEFTGSTRISARMKDLAERAEKELERNFE encoded by the coding sequence ATGCATAAAGAAGAACTGATTACCCTGCATCAGATCCTTGTCGAGATCAAGGACTACTTTGAACTGGTCAACGCTGAACTGAAGTTTCCCCAGTACTCCGCTCTGCGGATCAATCCCTCGCAGATCCACAAGAGCAAACTCGAGCACAAACATGCGATCTTCGTGCTCGGGCAGGAACTGGCCAGTGCCATGAAGGACATCGAGTTCACCGGTTCGACCAGGATCTCGGCACGGATGAAGGATCTCGCAGAACGGGCCGAAAAAGAATTGGAGCGCAACTTCGAATGA